The genomic DNA AATAATGACAATGCGATAAATGCTGTTAACGTCGCATCGACACCAATAAAGCTACCAGTCACCCATAAAAGTAAGGCGATAATAAAGATACCAATCATGAATTTTTCAGCTTTTGCGATTGAGCCCATTTGTGCGAGCTCATTCTCAGCCCAATTTTTCGCATCTGGTGTTTCTTTAACTGTTGGCGGATACAGTTTATAAATTACGAATGGTATCACAATTAATGACACTAATCCTGGCACAATACCAGCTAAGAACCAATTCATCCATGTTACATGTACGTGGGCGGTCTTTTCAGCTAAATTCTGAGCTAAAGGATTGCCAGCCATGGCAGTTAAGAACATCGCCGCTGTAATCAAATTGCCGTGAAATTCAGTGAATATTAAAAATGAACCCACTTTACGTTCAGTACCTTTTTTAGGGTCTGAATCGAAAGATTTAGACAATGACTGAATAATAGGGAACATAATACCACCAGCACGTGCCGTGTTACTTGGTGTGGCTGGGGCTAAAATTAAGTCTACGCCTACAAGAGAATATGCGAGACCGAGCGTCTTTTTCCCAAATAATCTAACAAATTGTAATGCAATACGACGGCCGAGGCCTGTTTTTACGAAACCTCTAGAAATAAAGAAAGCCATCGCTATAAGCCAAATACTAGGATTCCCGAATCCTTGAACAGCTGTCTGAGTATCAACGACGCCCACTAAGACGGTTAATGTGAACCCTATCATTGATACAGCACCAATGGTCATAGGTTGGGTAATACAACCGATTATGGTACCCACGAAGATAGCGAACATCATCCAGGCTTGTAGACTTAACGTTTCAGGTCTGAACGGCGCTAGCACTGCAATAAGGATGCCAATGACAAGGGGTAGAATAAACTTTTTATATTTTACAGAATTCTCCATATCTGAACCTTCTTTCCAATCTGACGAACATTTCCATAACTAGAATAGACCTATTTTAATACATTGTACAGAGGCTTTATACGTTTTGTTGAGAATTATTATCAACGAAATTTTAAAGTTTTATTTTTGACAACCAACATCGAAATGAACCGGCATTTAGTATAAAATGTTACTCAAGAAAGGGGATGGAATTATGTTTACAATGGGAGCATTCATTGCGAAAGACGATACTTGGATATTATGGGCAATTATTATTGTATGGGCCGCGGTGAGTATCTTTTTAGAACAGAAATATCAGTGGGCAAGTACGATTTCAGGGGCAATTATCGCTTTGGTTGGAGCAATGTTACTCTCCAACTTCAAAGTCATTCCAACTGCATCACCCGTTTATGATACGGTATGGGATTATGCAGTGCCAATATCAATTCCTCTATTATTGTTTAGCTCTAATATTTTAAAAATATGGAAAGAAAGTCGACGATTATTATATATCTTTCTTATCGCCTCAGTAGGAACGATTGTGGGTACAACTGTTGGCTTTATCATACTGCATCAATGGATTCCGTATTTAGCAAAGATTGGAGCCATGATGACAGGAAGTTATATTGGCGGTGGAGTTAACTTTGCGGCATTAAGTACGAAGTTCAAAACGCCAAGTGATATGATTTCATCTACAGTAGTGGCAGATAATAGTGTCATGGCATTGTACTTTATGTTGTTAATTGCGATTCCATCATTACCTTTTATCAAGAAAAGGTTTATGACAGATTATAAAGGTGAAGCAACACCAGAAACACAACAATCGTATTGGCAACCCAAACCTATTCAATTATTAGATATTGCGTTTTCGATTGCAATTGCGGTCGCTTTAGTGGCAATCAGTTTTAAGTTATCTGAAGTGATTCAACATGTTGTACCGAAGTCTAATGTCTTACTCACAATCCTAGTGTCATTCTTTGGTGACCAATATTTACTACTTACGACACTCACGTTACTAGCGGTGGCTATTTGGGGAGATTTCTTTGAAAAGTTAGCCGGATCTTCAGAAATTGGAACCTTCATTATTTACATATTCTTTGTAGTCATCGGTACACCAGCGTCGTTTGTAACCATTATTAAAACTGCACCATTATTATTTGTCTTTGTGGTAATTATTTTAATATTTAATTTAGGGTTAAGTTTAATTATTGGTAAATTATTTAACTTTAAGATTGAAGAGATATTGTTAGCGAGTAATGCGACTGCGGGTGGTCCAACGACTGCAGCAGCACTAGCAATTAGTAAAGGTTGGCAAGGTTTGGTAGGTCCAATACTGATCATTGGTACATTAGGCTACGTCATAGGTAACTATGCCGGCACACTCATTTATCAACTTTTAATACAGATAGGTTAATCAAATATTAAATTGGGAGGTACATCAGCTCAAGTTGTAACGCTGTGTATCTCCCAATTTATTTTAAAAAAAGTTAATCGTTTAATTCGCTGTCTTTAATGTCAGTAATAAACATATGACCTGGTGAGTGGGTAATCATAATGTCTGGCTTCGTGTCGAGTGCCACAGATTGAGGCGTCACGCCACAACCCCAGAAGACAGGGACTTCGTCAGGTTTAATAGTTACAGGTTCGCCATAATCTGGTTGATTAATATTCTGAATGCCAAGTGCTTCAGGATTACCAATGTGGATAGGTGTACCATGAACATTCTTAAAGTGTGTTGTAATTTCAGTGGCTTTAATTGCTTGAGCCATTGTCATTGGACGCATGCTAACTGTGATGTTCCCTTTAAATTGACCACTAGGTTCAGCTGGAATGTTGGTGCGATACATAGGTACATTATGTCCTTCCTCGATATGGCGGACGGGTACGTTGGCTTCTAGTAGAGCGTGTTCAAAGGTAAAACTACATCCGATTAAGAAGCTAACCATATCGTTGGTATAAAGGTCAGTGATATCATCTACTTCTTCGATAAGCTCGCCATGTTTATAGATACGATATTTCGGTACTTCAGTACGAATATCAGCATGTGGTCCATAATATGGAAATGAATGGGCACCCACTTCTGATACATCTAATAGTGGGCATGTCTTTGGGTTTCTAAAGCAAAATTTCAAAAAGTCATAAGCATATGTAGAAGGTAATATGACTACATTTGCCTGAATATAACCTTCTGCCATGCCACTTGTATGACCAGTTATCTTACCTTCTCGAATCAACTGACGCAAATCTTGTGGTGATGTATATTTATAATCCATTTTAAATCCCCCTTGTTCCCCTTAAATGTGTAGTACTTATTACTACAATATTTTAAATTTACACTTAAGGCAAGGGCATGATACATGCTATTTATTAAATAATTTATAGGCTAAAGTGATGGAACTATTGACGAGTATAGGTAAAAGGCAGTATAAACTTACGATGATCCAATTGTTATCAACATGATAGATGCCAAAAAATAATATGAATAGAAATATACTTATGATTACGCCAACTAAAGGTAATAAATTCATATATTGTTCTATATGACTTTGATTGTTTTTCATAGTTTTACTCCTTTCAAGAAACGTTAATCGTTAGAAGATATTGCTAAGCAATTACATGCGATTATCAACCAATTGTTTACTTTGAGTATATCGATATTCAGGTGAACTATCAAAGTGACTCTAAGAAGGTATTTATATAACTAGTTGATCATTTTGAAAACTTTTTCCAAAACAGGAATTTGAATTAATTGCGACACATGAAATGCTATAATTGAGTTGAAAATAAAAGAATTAAACTAGAAAAGAAGGTATATCATGTCAACAAATTATGTCATTACAAACGGCAAAATTTATACAGAAGATCAAGTTATTGAAAATGGATATCTTGTAGTAAAAGATGGCACAATAAGTGATATTCAAGCTGGGGAATACACGGGTGACTTAGAACAAATTGATGCACAGGGACACAATGTCTTATCAGGGTTTATTGATATTCACATTCATGGTGGATATGGAGAAGATGCAATGGATGCATCATATGATGGCCTGAAACATTTAGCGGAACAATTGTTATCAGAGGGCACGACGACATTTCTAGCGACAACGATGACGCAATCGGATGAGAATATTGAAAATGCGTTGAAAAATATTGTGGCCTATCAAGCTAATCAGCAACAAGGAGAAGCAGCTGAAATTGGAGGTATCCATTTAGAAGGTCCATTTATTTCAGAACATAAAGTTGGGGCGCAGAATCCTAAATACGTGCAACGTCCCTCAGCAGCAAAGATTCAACATTTCCAAGAAGTAGCGAATAATCAAATTAAAATTATCACATTTGCACCAGAAGTTGATGGTGCACACGATACATTAAATCAGTTGCATGACGATATTATTTTCTCAATGGGTCATACTGTGGCAACATTTGACGAAGCAAATGAAGCGGTTGAACATGGCGCAAAACATGTCACACATTTATATAATGCAGCAACACCATTTGAACATCGTAATCCAGGTGTCTTTGGTGCAGCGTGGACGAATGACAAACTGAATACTGAAATCATCGTTGATGGCATTCATTCACATCCAGCTTCAGTGCATATTGCATATAAACAAAAAGGGAATGAACATGTCTATCTCATCACAGATGCGATGCGTGCAAAAGGGATGCAAGACGGTGATTATGATTTAGGTGGACAAAACGTTATTGTGAAAGGTAAAGAGGCACGATTAGCTAGTGGTGCTTTAGCAGGCAGTATTTTAAAAATGAATGATGGTTTACACAATTTAATCGAATATACACATGATTCATTAGAACATTTATGGCGTGTAGCAAGTTTAAATCAAGCTATCGCACTCAATATTGATGGCCGTAAAGGTAGTCTGGCCATTGGCAAAGACGCAGATATTGTTATTACTGATGACACGATTAAAATAGACAAAACGATTAAAGCGGGCACAGTTCATCAATACTAATATAGTGCGGTACACAGCTTTTCTACCAGAGTTTAAAAGTATGCATTCTAGTGTATATAAGTAGTAAATGTTTGAAACGACAGACATATGGTGGAAGAGAGGTGTATACATATGAATAATGATTTTAGATTCCCAAATGCGAAACACTTTTTTAGTTGGTTAGCATGGTTGTCTATAATTGCTTTAATCGCACTATTAGTATTTAACTTAGTTATTTATAGTACATTTAAAAGTTTTACTAATTTTACGTTAGCATTTGAGTTTCATCAGACAGAGTTAATCTTATTAATCACATTCTCAATTGTTGCGATTATTAGTATCATTATGTATTTAATACTTAAATTATTTAAGCATTCATAAAAAAAGGAACAATATAGGATTCGATGTGTGTATTACGGATTCCTATGTTGTTCCTTTTTAATATATTGTCTTTAAAATTTATAGATTCTCAAAAATTGTATTATCAACAATGATTTCTACATTTGGATGTTGATGCAAGATAGAGGCAGGCAATGACTCTGAAGTATCTTCGTGTAACAAACGATAAATTGCATCTCGTTTACGTTCGCCAAATGCTAATAAAATGATACGTTTCGCACGCATAATTGATTTTAATCCCATAGATACTGCTTGTTTTGGCACGTCTTCAATGCGATCAAAGTGAACACTATTGGCTTTGATTGTAGATTCTGTTAAATCGACTACACGTGTCTCACTATCGAAAGATGTGCCTGGCTCGTTGAAACCGATATGACCATTTTCACCAATGCCTAAGAGTTGGATATCAGGTTCCCCGATAGACTTCAAATGTGCCTCGTAACGTTTCGTTTCGGCATCTAAATCGTCAACATCACCTTGAGGTATATGAATATGAGAGGTTTGCCAACTATCATTATGATCAAATAGTAAATGATGCATATACATATAATAACTTTGTGGATGATTTGGTGTTAAACCGACATATTCATCAAGATTAAAGGTTTGTACATTACTTAAATCAACATGGTTTGCTGTTAATAATTCTGAAAAACGAGGATAGACCTCAGTCATGGTATTACCAGTTGCTAAGCCTAATATGGCATTCGGATGATTTTGCACTAATTTTAATAATTCAATTGAAACATAGTCACTTGCGAGTGTTTGCGTCTTTAAATTTGTTATTTTCATCA from Staphylococcus taiwanensis includes the following:
- the nagA gene encoding N-acetylglucosamine-6-phosphate deacetylase; its protein translation is MSTNYVITNGKIYTEDQVIENGYLVVKDGTISDIQAGEYTGDLEQIDAQGHNVLSGFIDIHIHGGYGEDAMDASYDGLKHLAEQLLSEGTTTFLATTMTQSDENIENALKNIVAYQANQQQGEAAEIGGIHLEGPFISEHKVGAQNPKYVQRPSAAKIQHFQEVANNQIKIITFAPEVDGAHDTLNQLHDDIIFSMGHTVATFDEANEAVEHGAKHVTHLYNAATPFEHRNPGVFGAAWTNDKLNTEIIVDGIHSHPASVHIAYKQKGNEHVYLITDAMRAKGMQDGDYDLGGQNVIVKGKEARLASGALAGSILKMNDGLHNLIEYTHDSLEHLWRVASLNQAIALNIDGRKGSLAIGKDADIVITDDTIKIDKTIKAGTVHQY
- a CDS encoding putative hydro-lyase, whose protein sequence is MDYKYTSPQDLRQLIREGKITGHTSGMAEGYIQANVVILPSTYAYDFLKFCFRNPKTCPLLDVSEVGAHSFPYYGPHADIRTEVPKYRIYKHGELIEEVDDITDLYTNDMVSFLIGCSFTFEHALLEANVPVRHIEEGHNVPMYRTNIPAEPSGQFKGNITVSMRPMTMAQAIKATEITTHFKNVHGTPIHIGNPEALGIQNINQPDYGEPVTIKPDEVPVFWGCGVTPQSVALDTKPDIMITHSPGHMFITDIKDSELND
- a CDS encoding DUF819 domain-containing protein; its protein translation is MFTMGAFIAKDDTWILWAIIIVWAAVSIFLEQKYQWASTISGAIIALVGAMLLSNFKVIPTASPVYDTVWDYAVPISIPLLLFSSNILKIWKESRRLLYIFLIASVGTIVGTTVGFIILHQWIPYLAKIGAMMTGSYIGGGVNFAALSTKFKTPSDMISSTVVADNSVMALYFMLLIAIPSLPFIKKRFMTDYKGEATPETQQSYWQPKPIQLLDIAFSIAIAVALVAISFKLSEVIQHVVPKSNVLLTILVSFFGDQYLLLTTLTLLAVAIWGDFFEKLAGSSEIGTFIIYIFFVVIGTPASFVTIIKTAPLLFVFVVIILIFNLGLSLIIGKLFNFKIEEILLASNATAGGPTTAAALAISKGWQGLVGPILIIGTLGYVIGNYAGTLIYQLLIQIG
- the nagB gene encoding glucosamine-6-phosphate deaminase, with translation MKITNLKTQTLASDYVSIELLKLVQNHPNAILGLATGNTMTEVYPRFSELLTANHVDLSNVQTFNLDEYVGLTPNHPQSYYMYMHHLLFDHNDSWQTSHIHIPQGDVDDLDAETKRYEAHLKSIGEPDIQLLGIGENGHIGFNEPGTSFDSETRVVDLTESTIKANSVHFDRIEDVPKQAVSMGLKSIMRAKRIILLAFGERKRDAIYRLLHEDTSESLPASILHQHPNVEIIVDNTIFENL
- a CDS encoding anion permease → MENSVKYKKFILPLVIGILIAVLAPFRPETLSLQAWMMFAIFVGTIIGCITQPMTIGAVSMIGFTLTVLVGVVDTQTAVQGFGNPSIWLIAMAFFISRGFVKTGLGRRIALQFVRLFGKKTLGLAYSLVGVDLILAPATPSNTARAGGIMFPIIQSLSKSFDSDPKKGTERKVGSFLIFTEFHGNLITAAMFLTAMAGNPLAQNLAEKTAHVHVTWMNWFLAGIVPGLVSLIVIPFVIYKLYPPTVKETPDAKNWAENELAQMGSIAKAEKFMIGIFIIALLLWVTGSFIGVDATLTAFIALSLLLVTGVLNWKDILNETGAWNTLVWFSVLVMMADQLNKLGFIPWLSHTIAHSLGGLSWPLVLIILVIFYFYSHYLFASSTAHVSAMYAALLGVAVAAGAPPLFSALMLGFFGNLMASTTHYSSGPAPILYAAGYVTQKRWWLMNLVLGVVYFVIWLGLGSLWMKLIGLM